Proteins found in one Triticum aestivum cultivar Chinese Spring chromosome 4D, IWGSC CS RefSeq v2.1, whole genome shotgun sequence genomic segment:
- the LOC123096956 gene encoding DEAD-box ATP-dependent RNA helicase 52C isoform X2 has product MAAPSRTSWADVADAEHAPPAPVPAAAPATSNGPARADRSSYVPPHLRNRSSSTAPPVSSAPPPRAAPGLLGRPTSGVGGRFGGGGAPPRRWDREPNPFGDEEEVPAEPVPFDEHQNTGINFEAYEDIPVETSGREVPPAVGTFAEIDLGAALNDNIRRCKYVRPTPVQRHAIPISLAGRDLMACAQTGSGKTAAFCFPIISGIMRGPPVQRSQRGGSRTACPLALILSPTRELSMQIHEEARKFSYQTGVRVVVAYGGAPITQQRMASDFLENYIFLAVGRVGSSTELIAQRVEFVQEADKRSHLMDLLHAQRDSSEQGKQALTLVFVETKRGADSLENWLCTNGFPATSIHGDRNQQEREYALRSFKSGQTPILVATDVAARGLDIPHVAHVVNFDLPNDIDDYVHRIGRTGRAGKSGIATAFFNDNNSSMAKSLADLMQESNQEVPAWLTRYAARPSYGGGGGRNRRGAVGGSRFGGRDFRRESSSFGKGGGASDYAGGSSYGGGGYGGAGAPSAWD; this is encoded by the exons ATGGCGGCCCCCTCCCGCACCTCCTGGGCCGACGTCGCCGACGCTGAACATGCCCCTCCCGCTCCCGTTCCAGCGGCGGCGCCCGCCACATCCAACGGCCCCGCGCGTGCCGACCGCTCCTCCTACGTCCCTCCCCACCTCCGCAACCGCTCCTCCTCCACCGCGCCTCCGGTGTCCTCCGCTCCACCCCCGCGCGCCGcgcccggcctcctcggccgccCCACCAGCGGCGTCGGTGGGAGGTTCGGGGGAGGCGGGGCCCCACCTCGTAGGTGGGACCGGGAGCCCAACCCTTTCGGGGACGAGGAGGAGGTGCCGGCGGAGCCCGTGCCCTTCGACGAGCACCAGAACACGGGGATCAACTTTGAAGCGTACGAGGACATCCCCGTCGAGACCAGCGGCCGGGAGGTTCCGCCCGCCGTGGGCACGTTCGCGGAGATCGACCTCGGCGCCGCGCTGAACGACAACATTCGCCGGTGCAAGTACGTGCGGCCCACGCCCGTGCAGCGCCATGCCATCCCAATCTCGCTGGCTGGGCGAGATCTCATGGCTTGCGCGCAGACTGGATCGGGGAAAACGGCCGCCTTCTGCTTCCCCATCATCAGCGGCATCATGCGGGGCCCGCCCGTGCAGCGGTCACAGCGCGGCGGGAGTAGGACCGCCTGCCCTCTTGCCCTCATCCTGTCGCCCACAAGAGAGCTGTCAATGCAG ATTCATGAAGAGGCGAGAAAATTTTCATATCAGACTGGTGTCAGGGTAGTGGTTGCATATGGCGGGGCCCCTATTACCCAGCAG AGAATGGCATCTGACTTTCTGGAGAACTACATATTCCTGGCTGTTGGAAGGGTCGGATCAAGTACTGAGTTGATTGCCCAGAGAGTTGAGTTTGTACAGGAGGCAGATAAAAGAAGTCACTTGATGGATCTGCTCCATGCGCAAAGAGACAGTTCAGAACAAGGGAAG CAAGCTCTCACACTTGTCTTTGTGGAGACCAAAAGGGGTGCCGACTCACTGGAGAACTGGTTGTGTACGAATGGATTTCCAGCGACTTCTATTCACGGTGATAGAAACCAGCAG GAAAGAGAATATGCTTTGAGATCCTTCAAGAGTGGTCAAACTCCAATTCTAGTTGCAACTGATGTGGCGGCCCGGGGCCTCGACATTCCTCATGTTGCTCATGTTGTGAACTTTGATCTCCCCAATGATATTGATGACTACGTACACAGGATTGGTCGTACAGGGAGGGCAGGAAAAAGTGGAATTGCGACTGCTTTCTTCAATGACAACAACTCTTCGATGGCAAAGTCTCTAGCTGACCTAATGCAAGAATCTAATCAGGAGGTACCTGCGTGGCTTACTCGCTATGCAGCTCGCCCAtcctatggtggtggtggtggaaggaaCAGACGTGGTGCTGTAGGTGGGAGCCGCTTTGGTGGCCGTGACTTCCGTAGGGAATCTTCTTCCTTTGGCAAGGGTGGTGGCGCCAGTGACTATGCTGGAGGCAGCAGCTACGGGGGCGGTGGCTATGGTGGTGCTGGAGCTCCCAGTGCCTGGGATTAA
- the LOC123096956 gene encoding DEAD-box ATP-dependent RNA helicase 52C isoform X1 has protein sequence MAAPSRTSWADVADAEHAPPAPVPAAAPATSNGPARADRSSYVPPHLRNRSSSTAPPVSSAPPPRAAPGLLGRPTSGVGGRFGGGGAPPRRWDREPNPFGDEEEVPAEPVPFDEHQNTGINFEAYEDIPVETSGREVPPAVGTFAEIDLGAALNDNIRRCKYVRPTPVQRHAIPISLAGRDLMACAQTGSGKTAAFCFPIISGIMRGPPVQRSQRGGSRTACPLALILSPTRELSMQIHEEARKFSYQTGVRVVVAYGGAPITQQLRDLERGVDILVATPGRLVDLLERARVSLQSIRYLALDEADRMLDMGFEPQVRRIVEQMDMPPRGVRQTLLFSATFPGEIQRMASDFLENYIFLAVGRVGSSTELIAQRVEFVQEADKRSHLMDLLHAQRDSSEQGKQALTLVFVETKRGADSLENWLCTNGFPATSIHGDRNQQEREYALRSFKSGQTPILVATDVAARGLDIPHVAHVVNFDLPNDIDDYVHRIGRTGRAGKSGIATAFFNDNNSSMAKSLADLMQESNQEVPAWLTRYAARPSYGGGGGRNRRGAVGGSRFGGRDFRRESSSFGKGGGASDYAGGSSYGGGGYGGAGAPSAWD, from the exons ATGGCGGCCCCCTCCCGCACCTCCTGGGCCGACGTCGCCGACGCTGAACATGCCCCTCCCGCTCCCGTTCCAGCGGCGGCGCCCGCCACATCCAACGGCCCCGCGCGTGCCGACCGCTCCTCCTACGTCCCTCCCCACCTCCGCAACCGCTCCTCCTCCACCGCGCCTCCGGTGTCCTCCGCTCCACCCCCGCGCGCCGcgcccggcctcctcggccgccCCACCAGCGGCGTCGGTGGGAGGTTCGGGGGAGGCGGGGCCCCACCTCGTAGGTGGGACCGGGAGCCCAACCCTTTCGGGGACGAGGAGGAGGTGCCGGCGGAGCCCGTGCCCTTCGACGAGCACCAGAACACGGGGATCAACTTTGAAGCGTACGAGGACATCCCCGTCGAGACCAGCGGCCGGGAGGTTCCGCCCGCCGTGGGCACGTTCGCGGAGATCGACCTCGGCGCCGCGCTGAACGACAACATTCGCCGGTGCAAGTACGTGCGGCCCACGCCCGTGCAGCGCCATGCCATCCCAATCTCGCTGGCTGGGCGAGATCTCATGGCTTGCGCGCAGACTGGATCGGGGAAAACGGCCGCCTTCTGCTTCCCCATCATCAGCGGCATCATGCGGGGCCCGCCCGTGCAGCGGTCACAGCGCGGCGGGAGTAGGACCGCCTGCCCTCTTGCCCTCATCCTGTCGCCCACAAGAGAGCTGTCAATGCAG ATTCATGAAGAGGCGAGAAAATTTTCATATCAGACTGGTGTCAGGGTAGTGGTTGCATATGGCGGGGCCCCTATTACCCAGCAG TTGAGAGATCTTGAGAGGGGTGTTGACATTCTTGTGGCTACTCCTGGTCGTTTGGTTGATTTACTGGAAAGGGCAAGAGTATCCTTACAGTCGATTAGATACCTTGCCCTTGATGAGGCGGATAGAATGCTGGATATGGGGTTTGAGCCGCAAGTTAGGAGAATTGTTGAGCAAATGGACATGCCTCCACGAGGTGTAAGGCAGACGTTATTGTTCAGCGCTACATTCCCAGGAGAAATACAG AGAATGGCATCTGACTTTCTGGAGAACTACATATTCCTGGCTGTTGGAAGGGTCGGATCAAGTACTGAGTTGATTGCCCAGAGAGTTGAGTTTGTACAGGAGGCAGATAAAAGAAGTCACTTGATGGATCTGCTCCATGCGCAAAGAGACAGTTCAGAACAAGGGAAG CAAGCTCTCACACTTGTCTTTGTGGAGACCAAAAGGGGTGCCGACTCACTGGAGAACTGGTTGTGTACGAATGGATTTCCAGCGACTTCTATTCACGGTGATAGAAACCAGCAG GAAAGAGAATATGCTTTGAGATCCTTCAAGAGTGGTCAAACTCCAATTCTAGTTGCAACTGATGTGGCGGCCCGGGGCCTCGACATTCCTCATGTTGCTCATGTTGTGAACTTTGATCTCCCCAATGATATTGATGACTACGTACACAGGATTGGTCGTACAGGGAGGGCAGGAAAAAGTGGAATTGCGACTGCTTTCTTCAATGACAACAACTCTTCGATGGCAAAGTCTCTAGCTGACCTAATGCAAGAATCTAATCAGGAGGTACCTGCGTGGCTTACTCGCTATGCAGCTCGCCCAtcctatggtggtggtggtggaaggaaCAGACGTGGTGCTGTAGGTGGGAGCCGCTTTGGTGGCCGTGACTTCCGTAGGGAATCTTCTTCCTTTGGCAAGGGTGGTGGCGCCAGTGACTATGCTGGAGGCAGCAGCTACGGGGGCGGTGGCTATGGTGGTGCTGGAGCTCCCAGTGCCTGGGATTAA